The following are from one region of the Nicotiana tabacum cultivar K326 chromosome 3, ASM71507v2, whole genome shotgun sequence genome:
- the LOC107775371 gene encoding glycine cleavage system H protein 2, mitochondrial-like has protein sequence MATKLWASRAASYLRISTIHRAFATVAKDLKYAESHEWVKVDGSSATIGITDHAQDHLGDVVYVELPEVGASVNQFDSFGAVESVKATSDINSPVSGKVVEVNEKLDSSPALINGSPYQEGWIIKVEMNNPDELKSLMDPDKYSSFCDEEDAKH, from the exons ATGGCAACAAAGTTGTGGGCTTCAAGAGCTGCTTCATATCTCAGGATCTCAACAATCCACAGAGCTTTTGCCACTG TGGCCAAGGATTTAAAGTATGCAGAGTCTCATGAATGGGTTAAAGTTGACGGTAGTTCTGCAACAATTGGCATCACTGATCATGCTCAGGATCATTTAGGTGATGTTGTCTATGTTGAATTACCTGAAGTTGGGGCTTCTGTAAATCAGTTTGACAGTTTTGGTGCTGTTGAAAGTGTCAAGGCCACCAGCGATATCAATTCTCCTGTTTCAGGGAAGGTGGTGGAAGTTAATGAGAAGCTCGACTCCTCTCCTGCTCTG ATCAATGGGAGCCCATATCAAGAAGGATGGATTATAAAGGTGGAGATGAACAACCCCGACGAGCTCAAATCGTTGATGGACCCTGACAAGTATTCCAGTTTCTGTGATGAAGAAGACGCGAAACACTGA